The Myxococcaceae bacterium JPH2 genome window below encodes:
- a CDS encoding serine hydrolase, which translates to MKALRRGPWKVVGWLLVPLLVGTVCVVAYPRVRAGPQNVSAVELLPAEVTDPTSVRRALDGLPAETPFAAFTALKGERLIARWGQVDLPINTHSVRKSLLSGLYGIAVQKGLIRLNQTLEELGIDDAKAPLTQVEKHATVKDLLMARSGIYLEAAGEVKGMKDGRPQRGSHAPGSYFYYNNWDFNVLGVIFERQTGMSIGQALFEWLATPLGMKTFRPEHVIYEQPRYSEHRQFVIFMSAEDLARFGALYAHQGRWGGQQLIPAAWIAESTASLSRATGQWPFDAYGYLWWVDQDDGVVWADGWGGQFMIVDARNDVTVVSRTDTGRSLLQMGLFMALGQDGSRKDHQQLHHWMVQATTPRLGAQ; encoded by the coding sequence ATGAAGGCTCTTCGTCGAGGTCCCTGGAAGGTCGTGGGCTGGCTGCTTGTTCCGCTCCTGGTGGGCACGGTCTGCGTCGTGGCGTACCCGCGAGTTCGCGCGGGGCCGCAGAATGTGTCCGCGGTGGAGCTGTTGCCAGCCGAGGTGACGGACCCCACGTCAGTCAGACGGGCCCTGGACGGCCTTCCCGCGGAGACGCCGTTCGCAGCCTTCACCGCGCTGAAGGGCGAGCGGCTCATCGCCCGCTGGGGACAGGTGGACCTGCCCATCAACACCCATTCGGTGCGCAAGAGCCTGCTGAGCGGGCTGTATGGGATTGCGGTCCAGAAGGGCCTCATTCGCTTGAACCAGACGCTGGAGGAGCTGGGCATCGACGACGCGAAGGCGCCCCTCACGCAGGTCGAGAAGCACGCGACGGTGAAGGACCTCTTGATGGCGCGCTCGGGCATCTACCTCGAGGCGGCTGGGGAGGTGAAGGGAATGAAGGACGGCCGGCCGCAAAGGGGCTCGCACGCTCCGGGTTCGTATTTCTATTACAACAACTGGGACTTCAACGTCCTGGGCGTCATCTTCGAGCGACAGACGGGGATGAGCATCGGGCAGGCGCTGTTCGAGTGGCTCGCCACGCCCCTGGGAATGAAGACCTTCCGTCCCGAGCACGTCATCTATGAACAGCCTCGCTATTCCGAGCACCGGCAGTTCGTCATCTTCATGTCCGCGGAAGACCTCGCCCGGTTTGGCGCCTTGTATGCCCATCAAGGCCGCTGGGGTGGCCAGCAGCTCATCCCCGCGGCATGGATCGCGGAGAGCACCGCGTCGCTGTCCCGGGCGACGGGGCAGTGGCCGTTCGATGCCTATGGCTATCTCTGGTGGGTGGACCAGGATGATGGGGTGGTGTGGGCGGATGGATGGGGCGGCCAGTTCATGATTGTCGATGCCAGGAACGACGTGACGGTGGTGTCGCGCACCGACACGGGTCGCTCCCTGCTCCAGATGGGACTGTTCATGGCCTTGGGGCAGGACGGCTCGCGAAAGGACCACCAGCAGTTGCATCACTGGATGGTCCAGGCCACCACGCCACGCCTTGGCGCGCAGTGA
- a CDS encoding FAD-dependent monooxygenase, with translation MESTPVLIVGGGLVGLSASLFLAWRGVPCVLVERHPGSSPHPRAIGYTARTLELLRAVGLEERIPPIPANFQLRRARVESLAGTWFEESPWTPASRSEAQVEQSPCRGAAIAQDWLEPLLRERAISLGADIRLETELLRFEQDATGVTATVRRRGGGESTLRAAYVIAADGHRSPVREALGIGRSGRGHMRTVRSVLFRASLDEYLQAGVRQFQIEQPGFEAFLTTYGDGRWVLIFSDDEERDEVTLRALIARAIGRADLDIELLTTGRWELSALIADRFASGRVFLAGDAAHTLPPSRGGYGANTGIDDAHNLAWKLAAVLSGASEPGLLDTYDAERRPIAWLRHDQIFARPDYRAEAAGVAQNTPIYDDDAMEFGQLYRSTAVLGATSELPPARRPEQWAGQPGTRAPHLWVRQDDARRSTLDLLQRGWVLVAEDAAWATAATHASRAVGIPVAWLNIGTTVQPEDLSAFRSAYGVSPGGATLIRPDGYIAWRAIDLPDSPAQSLAEALSTTACVTPRVSQPRT, from the coding sequence ATGGAATCCACCCCAGTGCTCATTGTTGGAGGCGGGCTGGTCGGCTTGTCCGCTTCGCTGTTTCTCGCGTGGCGCGGTGTCCCGTGCGTGTTGGTCGAGCGCCACCCGGGCAGTTCGCCGCACCCTCGGGCGATTGGCTACACGGCGCGAACGCTGGAGCTGCTGCGCGCGGTGGGGCTGGAGGAGCGCATCCCGCCCATCCCCGCGAACTTCCAGCTGCGCCGCGCGCGCGTGGAGAGCCTCGCGGGCACCTGGTTCGAGGAGTCTCCGTGGACGCCCGCAAGCCGCTCGGAGGCCCAGGTGGAGCAGTCACCGTGTCGCGGCGCGGCCATCGCGCAGGACTGGCTCGAGCCCCTGCTGCGTGAGCGCGCCATCTCGCTCGGGGCCGACATCCGACTGGAGACCGAGTTGCTCCGATTCGAGCAGGACGCCACGGGCGTCACCGCCACCGTGCGCCGTCGAGGCGGGGGTGAGTCCACGCTGCGCGCGGCGTATGTCATCGCGGCGGATGGCCACCGCAGTCCGGTGCGCGAGGCGCTCGGGATTGGCCGCTCCGGACGCGGCCACATGCGAACGGTGCGCAGCGTCCTGTTCCGCGCGTCGCTCGACGAGTACCTCCAGGCCGGAGTGCGTCAGTTCCAGATTGAGCAACCCGGGTTCGAGGCGTTCCTGACCACGTATGGAGATGGCCGCTGGGTGCTCATCTTCTCGGATGACGAAGAGCGCGACGAAGTCACGCTGCGCGCGCTGATCGCCCGGGCCATCGGCCGCGCCGACCTGGACATCGAGCTGCTCACCACGGGCCGCTGGGAGCTGAGCGCGCTCATCGCGGACCGCTTCGCCTCGGGCCGCGTCTTCCTCGCGGGCGACGCCGCGCACACGCTCCCGCCCAGCCGGGGAGGCTATGGCGCGAACACGGGCATCGACGATGCCCACAACCTCGCGTGGAAGCTCGCGGCGGTGCTCTCCGGAGCCTCGGAGCCAGGGCTGCTCGACACCTACGACGCGGAGCGCCGGCCCATCGCCTGGCTGCGGCATGATCAGATCTTCGCGCGCCCGGACTACCGAGCCGAGGCCGCGGGCGTGGCCCAGAACACGCCCATCTACGATGACGACGCGATGGAGTTCGGGCAGCTCTATCGCTCGACCGCGGTGCTGGGGGCCACCTCCGAGCTGCCCCCCGCGCGCCGGCCCGAGCAATGGGCCGGACAGCCGGGCACGCGCGCACCGCACCTCTGGGTGCGACAGGATGATGCGCGGCGCTCCACGCTCGACCTGCTCCAGCGCGGCTGGGTGCTCGTCGCCGAGGACGCGGCCTGGGCCACCGCCGCCACGCATGCCTCGCGGGCCGTGGGCATTCCCGTCGCGTGGCTGAACATCGGCACCACCGTGCAGCCAGAGGACCTCTCCGCGTTCCGCTCGGCCTACGGCGTGAGCCCGGGAGGCGCCACGTTGATCCGCCCCGATGGATACATCGCGTGGCGCGCGATCGACCTGCCTGACTCACCGGCCCAATCCCTTGCGGAGGCACTCTCCACAACGGCTTGCGTCACGCCACGCGTGAGTCAGCCACGCACCTGA
- a CDS encoding TetR/AcrR family transcriptional regulator, translating into MSQKPREPESALIWERPEPAPRPKPEPLSRERIVRAALTLADTEGLASVSVRKVAAALDAGPMRLYGYVSTKEELLELMVDAVYGELVAEGPLRGSWREALRAMAHRTRRAAHEHPWLVDLLVGRIHLGPHALAYLEAALAALDGTPGFESVDAILQAVGTVNAFVIGAIRNEASERSAERESGMTKKEWQEATSPYLERMVATGRFPMLEKVMREATHPSFDVAFDQGLECILEGLATRLPRRKK; encoded by the coding sequence ATGAGCCAGAAGCCGCGCGAGCCGGAGTCCGCCCTCATCTGGGAGCGCCCCGAGCCGGCCCCTCGCCCGAAGCCCGAGCCGCTGAGCCGCGAGCGGATTGTGCGAGCCGCGCTCACCCTGGCCGACACGGAGGGACTTGCCTCGGTGTCGGTGCGGAAGGTGGCGGCGGCGTTGGATGCCGGGCCCATGCGCCTCTACGGCTACGTGTCCACCAAGGAGGAGCTGCTGGAGCTCATGGTGGACGCTGTCTACGGGGAGCTGGTGGCCGAGGGCCCGCTGCGAGGCTCCTGGCGCGAGGCGCTCCGGGCCATGGCGCACCGCACGCGGCGGGCAGCGCACGAGCATCCGTGGTTGGTGGACCTGCTGGTCGGGCGGATCCACCTGGGGCCTCACGCCCTGGCGTACCTGGAGGCGGCGCTCGCGGCGTTGGATGGGACGCCCGGGTTCGAGAGCGTCGACGCGATTCTGCAGGCCGTGGGCACCGTCAACGCCTTCGTGATTGGTGCCATCCGGAACGAGGCCAGCGAGCGGAGCGCGGAGCGAGAGAGCGGCATGACCAAGAAGGAGTGGCAGGAGGCCACGTCGCCCTATCTCGAGCGCATGGTGGCCACGGGCCGCTTCCCCATGCTGGAGAAGGTGATGCGCGAGGCCACCCATCCCTCGTTCGACGTCGCGTTCGACCAGGGATTGGAGTGCATCCTGGAGGGCCTCGCCACGCGCTTGCCGCGTCGCAAGAAGTGA
- a CDS encoding alpha/beta fold hydrolase, whose product MQTETSQSSSPSSIPEPVRVLAAGLATAIPVVLVTTLAVHTAPHVQGIGFFPALRYAVLTPLSVALALAAAALYRLLVSRIARPRAVLGAVLASLGLVTVSAMGIAGPAGLVKAALPAVAVGALALAWLTPRAVQRTPRSRIGLAGLLLLGALEGWAFVAASAHEPSAPQDTSVAFDVPRELFDAAPKFVNLPSGARIHYVDEGTGPTLLFLHGNPAWSFQWRTLIQGLRGSYRTIALDYPGFGMSEAPKGYGFTPREQSHVVEEFVEQLQLHDVTLVMQDWGGPIGLGFATRRPELVQRIILGSTWAWPTQTNVPRGIFSVIAGGPVGEFFQMNFNGFASFGLQNGIVRKLASQELDTYLRPFVPLERRGIAAFYPRQITAATDYFTEVETALPRLANKDALIFWALKDEGFPREDLEHFQRVFPRNRTREFAEANHFFFEDTAPQMLPEIQAFLSAPISSR is encoded by the coding sequence ATGCAGACAGAGACCTCGCAGTCCTCATCGCCCTCCTCCATCCCCGAGCCCGTTCGCGTGCTCGCGGCCGGACTGGCCACCGCCATCCCCGTCGTGCTCGTCACCACCCTCGCGGTGCACACCGCGCCCCACGTCCAGGGCATCGGCTTCTTCCCCGCGCTCCGCTACGCGGTCCTCACCCCGCTGTCCGTGGCGCTCGCGCTCGCCGCGGCCGCGCTCTATCGGTTGCTCGTCTCGCGCATCGCACGCCCGCGCGCCGTCCTGGGGGCGGTGCTCGCCAGCCTCGGGCTGGTGACCGTGAGCGCCATGGGCATCGCGGGCCCCGCCGGGCTGGTCAAGGCCGCCCTCCCCGCCGTGGCGGTGGGTGCGCTCGCACTGGCCTGGCTCACGCCGCGCGCCGTCCAGCGGACACCTCGCTCGCGCATCGGCCTCGCCGGGCTCCTGTTGCTCGGGGCGCTGGAGGGCTGGGCCTTCGTCGCCGCGTCCGCCCATGAGCCTTCCGCGCCCCAGGACACGAGCGTCGCCTTCGATGTCCCTCGCGAGCTGTTCGACGCGGCCCCCAAGTTCGTCAATCTCCCGAGCGGCGCGCGCATCCACTACGTCGACGAGGGCACGGGCCCCACGCTCCTCTTCCTGCACGGCAATCCCGCCTGGTCCTTCCAGTGGCGCACGCTCATCCAGGGACTGCGGGGCTCGTATCGCACCATCGCGCTCGACTACCCCGGCTTCGGAATGTCCGAGGCGCCCAAGGGCTATGGCTTCACGCCGCGCGAGCAGAGCCACGTCGTCGAGGAGTTCGTCGAGCAGCTGCAGCTCCATGACGTGACGCTCGTGATGCAGGACTGGGGCGGCCCCATCGGCCTGGGCTTCGCCACCCGCCGGCCCGAACTCGTGCAGCGCATCATCCTGGGCAGCACCTGGGCGTGGCCCACGCAGACGAACGTGCCGCGCGGCATCTTCTCCGTCATCGCCGGTGGCCCGGTGGGGGAGTTCTTCCAGATGAACTTCAACGGGTTCGCGTCGTTCGGACTCCAGAACGGCATCGTCCGCAAGCTGGCGTCGCAGGAGCTGGACACCTACCTGCGGCCCTTCGTCCCGCTGGAGCGCCGAGGCATCGCGGCGTTCTACCCGCGCCAGATCACCGCCGCGACCGACTACTTCACCGAGGTGGAGACCGCCCTGCCCCGACTCGCGAACAAGGACGCCCTCATCTTCTGGGCGCTCAAGGACGAAGGCTTCCCCCGCGAGGACCTGGAGCACTTCCAGCGCGTCTTCCCGCGGAACCGGACGCGCGAGTTCGCGGAGGCGAATCACTTCTTCTTCGAGGACACCGCGCCGCAGATGCTCCCGGAGATCCAGGCGTTCCTCTCCGCCCCCATCTCCAGCCGCTGA
- a CDS encoding AraC family transcriptional regulator has translation MDVLADALRSLQLKTEVYGRLELSAPWGISLDLEHPGFFHAVSRGGCWLEVDGQRIPLAAGDWVFILGKGPHALRDSPKTSTRPLPELYAEVGAECGGVLRHGGSGPQTTLISFSFGLGGTWLSRLLSGLPRVLHMKGDGSHSTRWVESLVQLVASEMEAGRPGHELVSTRLADVLFVQALRGHVESFPGEKGGWLRALEDAQLGKVLKQLHERPQHPWTVDTMARAASMSRSTFAARFQKVLGESPLSYLTGWRMHTATQLMAGDASMADIAEAVGYETDSAFGKAFKRHIGQSPGEFRRSLRHAPGGPVFSAGSALGA, from the coding sequence ATGGATGTCCTGGCGGATGCGCTGCGCAGCCTGCAGTTGAAGACCGAGGTGTACGGGCGGTTGGAGTTGAGCGCGCCCTGGGGCATCTCGCTCGACCTGGAGCACCCGGGCTTCTTCCACGCGGTGTCTCGCGGGGGGTGCTGGTTGGAGGTCGATGGCCAGCGGATCCCGCTGGCGGCGGGGGATTGGGTGTTCATCCTGGGGAAGGGTCCCCACGCGCTGCGGGACTCACCCAAGACGTCCACGCGACCGCTGCCTGAGCTCTACGCGGAAGTCGGAGCCGAGTGCGGCGGGGTCCTTCGCCACGGCGGTTCGGGGCCCCAGACGACGCTCATCTCGTTCAGCTTCGGGCTCGGGGGAACGTGGCTGAGCCGCCTGCTCTCGGGCCTGCCTCGCGTGCTGCACATGAAGGGGGACGGGAGTCACTCGACGCGGTGGGTGGAGTCGCTGGTGCAGCTCGTCGCCTCCGAGATGGAAGCGGGCCGGCCGGGCCATGAGCTGGTCTCCACGCGCCTGGCCGATGTCCTGTTCGTCCAGGCGCTGCGCGGGCACGTCGAGTCCTTCCCGGGCGAGAAGGGCGGCTGGTTGCGCGCGCTGGAGGACGCGCAGCTCGGCAAGGTCTTGAAGCAGTTGCACGAGCGGCCGCAGCATCCGTGGACGGTGGACACCATGGCGCGGGCCGCGAGCATGTCCCGCTCGACGTTCGCGGCGCGCTTCCAGAAGGTCCTGGGCGAGAGCCCGCTCTCGTACCTCACGGGGTGGCGGATGCACACGGCCACCCAGCTCATGGCGGGCGACGCGTCCATGGCGGACATCGCCGAGGCCGTGGGCTACGAGACGGACAGCGCTTTCGGCAAGGCGTTCAAGCGGCACATCGGGCAGTCGCCCGGTGAGTTCCGCCGGAGCCTGCGCCACGCGCCCGGGGGGCCTGTGTTCTCGGCGGGGAGCGCGCTGGGGGCCTGA
- a CDS encoding CHRD domain-containing protein: MRALTVLAVSIPLLSLEAHAKDPALGATTYVTYESFLSPAQEPGEESETPKLLQKSLGATAPSIPREERKSRGHGQLRFSRDMSRAYVEVEIQGVNPADILMFHIHCGPPGFLGPIIVDFGEVDSPSKLFSQGKLVVELTNKNVRFVKDMPGLKPSLPESCPSDIGLPNQTRTLSGLEYLARKGVLYFNLHTKAHTYYGEMRGQLMVAQESR, encoded by the coding sequence ATGCGCGCCCTGACGGTTCTCGCGGTCTCGATTCCGCTGCTTTCGCTGGAGGCTCACGCCAAGGACCCCGCGCTCGGGGCGACGACCTACGTCACGTATGAGAGCTTCCTCAGTCCCGCGCAGGAGCCGGGCGAGGAGTCCGAGACGCCGAAGCTGCTCCAGAAGAGCCTGGGGGCCACGGCCCCGTCGATTCCGCGCGAGGAGCGCAAGTCTCGGGGGCACGGGCAGCTGCGCTTCAGCCGCGACATGAGCCGCGCCTATGTCGAGGTGGAAATCCAAGGCGTCAATCCCGCCGACATCCTCATGTTTCACATCCACTGCGGGCCGCCAGGATTCCTGGGGCCCATCATCGTGGACTTCGGCGAGGTCGACAGTCCGTCGAAGCTGTTCTCGCAGGGGAAGCTCGTGGTGGAGCTGACCAACAAGAACGTGCGCTTCGTGAAGGACATGCCGGGCTTGAAGCCCTCGCTTCCGGAGAGCTGCCCGTCCGACATCGGCCTGCCAAACCAGACGCGGACGCTGTCAGGCCTGGAGTACCTCGCGCGCAAGGGCGTGCTGTATTTCAACCTCCATACCAAGGCGCACACGTACTACGGCGAGATGCGCGGCCAGCTCATGGTCGCGCAGGAGTCGCGCTGA
- a CDS encoding bacteriocin fulvocin C-related protein, whose translation MRHLGTLAIRGAALLLGLVCLLPVTARADDDCPGNNTEFVSWLVKKSGNVPTDLHGLSTHPMLYREAAFQVLSPAQQAALWREHVQTYRRDHPRLTLKQLAVLDAVLSVLTPDVFVPTSSVDTSQVEAAVVEAFGTQEAQTLLRTLGPPDTDPGLSLTTANLCKCSLQSAFCSHGKCQPGRCHRQSSGCGSWWRYPCDGVCK comes from the coding sequence ATGAGACACCTCGGCACGCTGGCGATACGAGGGGCCGCTCTCCTGTTGGGGCTTGTCTGTCTTCTGCCCGTGACGGCTCGCGCGGATGACGACTGCCCTGGGAACAATACGGAGTTCGTCTCCTGGCTGGTGAAGAAGTCCGGGAACGTGCCCACGGACCTGCATGGGTTGAGCACGCATCCCATGCTGTACCGCGAGGCCGCCTTCCAGGTGCTGTCCCCCGCGCAGCAGGCCGCGCTCTGGCGCGAGCACGTCCAGACCTATCGCCGCGACCATCCTCGGCTCACGCTGAAGCAGCTCGCGGTGCTCGACGCTGTCCTCTCGGTGCTCACCCCGGACGTCTTCGTGCCCACCTCCTCCGTGGACACCTCCCAGGTGGAGGCCGCCGTGGTCGAGGCCTTCGGCACGCAGGAGGCCCAGACGCTCCTGCGGACGCTGGGGCCGCCCGACACGGATCCGGGCCTGTCGCTCACCACCGCGAACCTCTGCAAATGCAGCCTCCAGAGCGCCTTCTGCAGCCACGGCAAGTGCCAGCCCGGCAGGTGCCACCGACAGAGCAGCGGCTGCGGTTCCTGGTGGCGCTACCCCTGTGATGGCGTCTGCAAATAG
- a CDS encoding fibronectin type III domain-containing protein: protein MRRCLGFCVVGMLVALGGGAACGDGTEVPANNAVVVPRIEQAGAPEALIVTAGDSKVALTWNAPASEGGGHIVGYTVWVFEEGKAARSIAVPGRGTSAEVTGLVNGKPYSFCVAATNSLGDGPQSPRSAAVRPRVVPNAPRDITNVSTDRKVVLSWLPPEPNGMPIVSYTVTVIDRGTETDVATQTVTETTATFTGLTNGVEYIARVVANNEVVGGTPLRSGIFHTSTIPSIAIVKKIEFLHDDGKPARIRLEFEVEDTGGGDQLGFGIYSYFRGTEIGYTGTGNHYLEQPVYANLSGTYRFVVNAFNEAGQGPTAAAVEITPYP from the coding sequence ATGAGGCGTTGTCTCGGATTCTGTGTGGTGGGGATGCTGGTGGCGCTGGGGGGCGGCGCGGCCTGTGGTGATGGCACTGAGGTTCCCGCGAACAACGCGGTGGTCGTCCCGCGCATCGAGCAGGCGGGGGCGCCCGAGGCGCTCATCGTCACGGCGGGCGATTCCAAGGTGGCGCTGACATGGAATGCGCCCGCGAGCGAGGGCGGTGGCCACATCGTGGGCTACACAGTCTGGGTCTTCGAGGAGGGCAAGGCCGCGCGGAGCATCGCGGTGCCCGGCCGTGGCACCAGCGCCGAGGTGACCGGACTGGTCAACGGCAAGCCGTACTCCTTCTGCGTGGCCGCCACCAACTCACTGGGAGATGGCCCGCAGTCCCCGCGCTCGGCGGCGGTTCGTCCGCGGGTCGTCCCCAACGCGCCTCGGGACATCACGAATGTGTCCACCGACCGAAAGGTCGTCCTCTCCTGGCTGCCGCCTGAGCCCAATGGCATGCCCATCGTTTCGTACACGGTGACGGTCATCGACCGAGGCACGGAGACGGACGTCGCGACCCAGACGGTGACCGAGACGACCGCCACGTTCACCGGGCTCACCAACGGCGTCGAGTACATCGCCCGGGTGGTGGCGAACAACGAAGTGGTGGGCGGGACGCCCTTGCGCAGCGGCATCTTCCACACCAGCACCATCCCGTCGATCGCCATCGTGAAGAAGATTGAGTTTCTCCATGATGACGGGAAGCCGGCGCGGATCCGCCTGGAGTTCGAGGTCGAGGACACGGGCGGCGGCGACCAGCTCGGCTTCGGGATCTACTCCTATTTTCGAGGCACGGAGATTGGCTACACCGGGACGGGCAACCACTACCTCGAGCAGCCCGTGTACGCGAACCTCTCAGGCACCTATCGCTTCGTCGTGAATGCCTTCAACGAGGCGGGCCAAGGGCCGACCGCGGCCGCCGTCGAGATCACTCCGTATCCGTAG
- a CDS encoding HlyC/CorC family transporter, translating into MLVLANGVFAGAELAILSVRKTRLRELLEEGSRSAKSVSALRDDPERFLATVQIGITVIGATAAAFGGASIARRLGDLLSGWGLLSEARAQQVAFAGVVAFVSYLSLVLGELVPKSLALRTAERYALLIGRPLNGLAWLMRPFVWFLTASSNVVLRLFGDRTNFTESRLSPDELQQLVEEAAKQGAVDPRVGEIATRAFELGDLMLRDVMVSRERIVALRRHARPEEIRRVLLERGHSRLPVYEDTLDNVVGYVIAKDLLGIAWEGDLIVLEDVMRPPFFLVDTMRPIPALKEFQRRHMQLAVVVDERGAVVGLVTVEDLLEELVGDILSESETPVEKIRREGPHEALVLGEAPLRQVKRELGVELEEGDDYATVAGLTIALSGGAIPEPGTRLRLKDGLELEVVDATPRRVRTVRIHLHPSPEPPTDTE; encoded by the coding sequence GTGCTCGTGCTGGCCAACGGCGTCTTCGCGGGCGCCGAGCTGGCCATCCTGTCCGTGCGCAAGACGCGCCTGAGGGAGCTGCTCGAGGAGGGCAGTCGCTCGGCGAAGTCAGTGTCCGCGCTGCGCGACGACCCCGAGCGCTTCCTCGCCACGGTGCAGATTGGCATCACCGTCATTGGCGCCACCGCGGCGGCCTTCGGCGGCGCGAGCATCGCCCGGCGACTGGGGGACCTGCTCTCGGGCTGGGGGCTCTTGTCCGAGGCCCGCGCGCAGCAGGTCGCCTTCGCGGGGGTGGTGGCCTTCGTCTCCTATCTGTCCCTGGTGCTGGGCGAGCTGGTGCCCAAGTCGCTCGCGCTCAGGACCGCGGAGCGCTACGCGCTGCTCATCGGCCGGCCGTTGAATGGGCTCGCGTGGCTGATGCGGCCCTTCGTGTGGTTCCTCACCGCCAGCTCCAACGTGGTGCTGCGCCTGTTCGGAGACCGCACGAACTTCACCGAGTCCCGCCTGTCGCCGGACGAGCTGCAGCAGTTGGTGGAGGAAGCGGCGAAGCAGGGCGCGGTGGATCCCCGCGTGGGAGAAATCGCCACGCGCGCGTTCGAGCTGGGCGACCTGATGCTCCGCGACGTCATGGTGTCACGCGAGCGCATCGTCGCGCTGCGGCGCCATGCGCGGCCCGAGGAGATCCGCCGCGTGCTCTTGGAGCGAGGCCACTCGCGCCTGCCCGTGTACGAGGACACGCTCGACAACGTGGTGGGCTACGTCATCGCCAAGGACTTGCTCGGCATCGCGTGGGAGGGCGACCTCATCGTCCTGGAGGACGTGATGCGCCCGCCCTTCTTCCTCGTGGACACGATGCGGCCCATCCCAGCGCTGAAGGAGTTCCAGCGCCGGCACATGCAGCTCGCCGTGGTGGTGGACGAGCGCGGCGCGGTGGTGGGGCTCGTGACGGTGGAGGACCTGCTGGAGGAGCTGGTGGGCGACATCCTCAGCGAGTCCGAGACGCCCGTGGAGAAGATCCGCCGAGAGGGCCCGCACGAGGCGCTCGTCCTGGGCGAGGCGCCGCTGAGGCAGGTGAAGCGCGAGCTGGGCGTGGAGCTGGAGGAAGGCGACGACTACGCGACCGTGGCCGGCCTCACCATCGCGCTGTCGGGCGGAGCCATCCCGGAGCCCGGCACGCGGCTGCGCCTGAAGGACGGCCTGGAGCTGGAGGTGGTGGACGCCACACCGCGCCGGGTCCGCACGGTGCGCATCCACCTGCATCCATCCCCCGAGCCGCCTACGGATACGGAGTGA
- a CDS encoding response regulator, giving the protein MGRLAVGDEARRVLVVDDDADWREFLRLSLEELGYETTEAENGQEALDSLRRGDRYGVMLLDLNMPGVSGQEVVAQLPPDSQPRIVFLTAASAQDVGADLLSGPRYYLPKGASRDQLALLLESLGA; this is encoded by the coding sequence TTGGGTCGACTCGCCGTGGGAGATGAAGCGCGAAGGGTCCTCGTCGTGGATGACGACGCCGACTGGAGGGAGTTCCTCCGGCTGAGCCTGGAGGAGCTGGGCTACGAGACCACCGAGGCCGAGAACGGGCAGGAGGCGCTCGACTCGCTGCGACGCGGCGACCGCTACGGCGTGATGCTGCTCGACTTGAACATGCCGGGGGTGAGCGGCCAGGAGGTGGTGGCGCAGCTTCCGCCGGACTCGCAGCCGCGCATCGTGTTCCTCACCGCGGCCTCCGCGCAGGACGTGGGCGCCGACCTGTTGTCCGGTCCTCGCTACTACCTGCCCAAGGGAGCGAGCCGAGACCAACTGGCGCTCCTGCTGGAGTCGCTCGGCGCCTAG
- a CDS encoding metallophosphoesterase: MPPPRTLAHLSDLHLDLSPASDAAAASLVEALLKRNVDHVVVTGDLTHQGARSEFHRFRHHFAPLLDSGRLTFIPGNHDRPGDDVGRGWMDGHKVRTVEREGLFLVCVDSTGEHNRNFFNSHGELSRAVVDQVDAALSEAPRDALAAVLLHHHVLPLPEESFPERLATRMGWPHAAELALGAELVKRVAGRCDLVLHGHRHVPRERDLGSPGGRALKVYNAGSSTDLGRFRLFAHAAGRLQGTPTWCRTTRPSQPRTAAHNVIPALQYLMGQLGGARGHRPAA; encoded by the coding sequence ATGCCGCCCCCCCGAACGCTGGCACACCTGTCGGATCTTCATCTGGACCTGAGCCCCGCGAGCGACGCCGCGGCGGCCTCCCTGGTGGAAGCGCTGCTCAAGCGGAACGTGGACCACGTCGTGGTGACCGGCGACTTGACGCACCAGGGCGCGCGCTCGGAGTTCCACCGCTTCCGGCACCACTTCGCGCCGCTGCTCGACTCAGGACGGCTCACCTTCATCCCGGGCAACCACGACCGTCCGGGCGACGACGTGGGCCGAGGATGGATGGACGGACACAAGGTTCGCACCGTCGAGCGGGAGGGCCTCTTCCTCGTGTGCGTGGACTCCACCGGGGAACACAACCGCAACTTTTTCAACAGCCACGGCGAGCTGAGCCGCGCGGTGGTGGACCAGGTGGACGCCGCGCTGTCCGAGGCGCCCCGCGACGCCCTCGCCGCTGTGCTCCTGCACCACCACGTGCTGCCGCTCCCGGAGGAGAGCTTCCCGGAGCGACTGGCCACGCGGATGGGCTGGCCGCATGCGGCCGAGCTGGCGCTGGGCGCGGAGCTCGTGAAGCGAGTGGCCGGGCGCTGCGACCTGGTGCTGCACGGCCATCGCCATGTTCCCCGCGAGCGAGACCTGGGCAGCCCCGGAGGCCGCGCGCTGAAGGTGTACAACGCGGGCAGCTCCACCGACCTGGGCCGCTTCCGTCTGTTCGCGCACGCCGCGGGGCGACTGCAGGGCACGCCCACGTGGTGCCGGACGACGCGGCCCTCGCAGCCTCGCACGGCGGCCCACAACGTGATTCCCGCGCTCCAGTACCTGATGGGGCAGCTGGGCGGAGCGCGGGGGCACCGCCCGGCCGCCTGA